In a single window of the Palaemon carinicauda isolate YSFRI2023 chromosome 10, ASM3689809v2, whole genome shotgun sequence genome:
- the LOC137648175 gene encoding tigger transposable element-derived protein 1-like — protein sequence MYEYIHSEKVFPISKIVHHLFVDSAPFRPPVQCYGGDTGESSTDPTTEEFKGSCGWFEKFKRWTGIHSVVRHREASSSDTKAANNFVKKFEKIVEDEGYIEQQVFNCDETGLFSKKMPSRTYITAEEKKMPGHKPMKDRLTLVLCANVSGDGKIKPLLFLLCWDNAPAHPQGLEDDIIDQFNFIRVLYLPPNTTPILQPVDQQAISDSKKLST from the exons ATGTATGAATATATTCATTCCGAAAAAGTTTTTCCTATATCGAAAATAGTTCATCACCTTTTCGTTGATAGTGCTCCTTTTCGCCCTCCTGTTCAA TGCTATGGGGGCGACACAGGGGAGAGTTCAActgatcctacaacggaggaattcaaggggTCTTgcggctggtttgagaaatttaagagatggaccggaattcattcagttgttcggcatagagaggcttcaagttcagacaccaaggctgctaacaattttgttaagaagttcgaaaagattGTAGAGGatgaaggctacatagagcagcaagttttcaattgtgatgaaaccggtctgttttcgaaaaagatgcctagtcgaacatacattaccgccgaagaaaagaaaatgcctggacataagcctatgaaggatcggttgactcttgtccTATGTGCCAATGTTAGCGGGGAcggcaaaataaagccgttattg ttctTGCTTTGCTgggataatgcacccgctcacccccaaggactcgaagatgatatcatcgaccagttcaatttcatcagagtgctgtatcttccaccaaacaccacccctatcctccagcccgtGGACCAGCAAGCCATCTCTGATTCTAAGAAGCTCTCCACCTAG
- the LOC137648176 gene encoding KRAB-A domain-containing protein 2-like produces the protein MGNMSSVIHDAAKYFSSINMMQRNISPLPFFSQFSDPPLSTSFFDAERPNGSEFVNAVIAELSTLWPELKLVTGRPRHPQSQGTVEQLNGVIQDKLAIWMQENNSKKWSVGLKIVQWQINISRHETTGHSPFKVTFGQEPQVGLGSSVLLRSALNEIATEEDLETFVEKEEGDEDAVTGVTAHSGTS, from the exons ATGGGAAATATGTCATCTGTAATTCATGACGctgctaaatatttctcttcaaTCAACATGATGCAGAGAAATATTTCACCTCTGCCTTTCTTCTCTCAGTTTTCTGATCCACCTCTCTCAACTTCCTTTTTTGATGCTGAGAGAC ccAATGGTAGTGAATTTGTTAATGCCGTTATTGCTGAACTATCCACACTCTGGCCCGAGTTGAAGTTGGTGACTGGACGTCCCCGTCATCCCCAAAGCCAGGGTACGGTTGAACAGCTAAATGGTGTTATTCAGGACAAGCTTGCCATCTGGATgcaggaaaataatagtaaaaaatggtCAGTGGGCCTCAAGATTGTTCAGTGGCAAATTAACATTAGCCGACATGAAACCACCGGACATAGTCCATTTAAAGTAACGTTTGGCCAAGAACCCCAAGTTGGACTAGGATCGTCTGTCCTGCTAAGGTCTGCTCTTAATGAAATTGCCACTGAAGAAGATCTTGAGACATTTGTAGAGAAAGAAGAGggcgacgaagatgcagtgacaggagtaacCGCACACTCTGGCACGAGTTGA